A portion of the Bacteroides faecium genome contains these proteins:
- a CDS encoding DUF6493 family protein, producing the protein MEELKHELEKLSKAYKDTPEIEEKVLIPFIKKLLELPMKERRKLLPVIRDLQWIKGRFAGFSSETFCSRDRARFLAAVQFVCANKKEMDMAYDINFDLICKLLPLYCPTWLTDFINDDKSWNNFNLSYEELMSLMDMGYLKELAPSRIAHVLPGCIRVATGDPKKKDSFDSNLLLKRDIILKEHIWTIFEYDSSVSYQDDSAKSAYKEGTTPQDESISTALYRFSLDGHIDRNRLLKATLTTFHRGFKKDMAGWFAGFFETLQPTTEELLSLQEEMMQVFTSSYTKPINVMLQQFKKIAAEDGFCYQEFVERATTLFFSSPKNSLFTIYSIFEKITAQHPEMGETCCITLCQLFLKKDESLQKKAAGFITKYGDASSSVLQETLQAYQPEMFQSAQTTIATFNAQSTENAQSINKTNNTETAYIEAVNTETTTTAAAFLSEEPSTETIRICREDNRIPYPANKEDFLFQLSRLFDMEESWETDTTIAAIIAFHPQLDEEDFSRMEPIFQRAANIVASSWMPYEDLLATFLLEYQRLWAQADTTPQGFLRNMFTRLEEKLKGIDSNRGAYDERAFKRLADWKPGYSNATCFIPFKKLWIDVICRIKGGNTLPLLSAPTHTPAYIQATELIQRLAAYQKAGTKPNTWDFQLAIARCAMEDKEEAIATARQLLKDEYLHLFLFLLDEDTQPESPYNHQPAWITAGLVKSPETEFKAFKSFSCSTLPHNYLSGDYGWKKLKPKENSYDTDKHLLQLEFYKWHEYTERNSHQLWQEHLIINSRYNMDDSRYMEPLLCCFPNHPEPLIAQIITCYMSFGTPQEDSKRSIAHALRMLLSFHCPLREMSLLLLGGSLLFADKTVRSYAAELWVEGLTAGRINNHRVGEILARLVCMELAPLKRFTTQVYESMYKRSNFHNRQLEELLTVFICGLPDKPVTGLKQLLELHLELLTNNHSKVTDEQLRQRLQEWTTSSNLKKVITTLNNL; encoded by the coding sequence ATGGAAGAATTAAAACACGAATTGGAGAAGCTGTCCAAGGCTTACAAAGACACTCCGGAGATAGAAGAAAAGGTATTGATTCCTTTTATCAAGAAATTATTGGAACTCCCGATGAAGGAGCGGCGCAAGTTACTACCCGTCATACGGGACTTGCAATGGATAAAAGGCAGGTTTGCAGGTTTCAGCAGTGAGACATTTTGCAGCCGTGACAGGGCGCGTTTCCTGGCGGCCGTGCAATTCGTATGTGCCAACAAGAAAGAAATGGATATGGCGTACGATATAAACTTCGACCTGATATGCAAACTGCTCCCGCTCTATTGCCCCACTTGGCTCACAGACTTTATCAATGATGATAAAAGCTGGAACAACTTCAATCTCAGCTACGAAGAACTCATGTCACTCATGGATATGGGCTACCTCAAGGAACTCGCTCCAAGCCGCATTGCACACGTACTCCCCGGATGTATCCGAGTAGCAACCGGCGACCCGAAAAAGAAGGATTCTTTCGACAGCAACTTATTGCTCAAACGGGACATCATACTGAAAGAGCATATATGGACTATTTTTGAATACGACTCATCTGTCAGTTATCAGGATGACAGTGCCAAAAGCGCCTACAAAGAAGGAACTACACCACAGGACGAAAGTATCAGTACCGCCCTCTACCGCTTTTCCCTCGACGGACATATAGACAGAAACCGGCTACTGAAAGCTACACTCACCACATTCCACCGAGGTTTCAAGAAAGACATGGCAGGATGGTTTGCCGGATTCTTCGAGACATTACAGCCTACTACCGAAGAGCTGTTATCCCTACAAGAGGAGATGATGCAAGTATTCACCTCTTCCTATACCAAACCGATAAATGTAATGCTACAACAATTCAAGAAGATTGCGGCTGAGGACGGATTCTGTTATCAGGAGTTCGTAGAACGGGCAACCACGCTCTTCTTCTCCAGTCCCAAGAACTCGCTATTCACCATTTACTCCATCTTCGAAAAAATCACCGCGCAGCATCCTGAAATGGGAGAAACATGCTGCATCACCCTCTGCCAGTTATTCCTGAAGAAAGACGAAAGTCTGCAAAAGAAAGCCGCCGGCTTTATCACAAAATACGGTGACGCTTCCTCATCCGTTCTTCAAGAAACGCTGCAAGCATATCAACCGGAAATGTTCCAAAGTGCGCAAACAACTATCGCCACTTTCAATGCACAATCCACAGAAAACGCACAATCCATAAACAAAACAAACAACACAGAAACAGCCTACATAGAAGCTGTAAATACAGAAACAACCACAACAGCCGCAGCTTTCCTTTCCGAGGAACCATCTACGGAAACCATCCGCATTTGCCGGGAAGACAACCGCATCCCGTATCCTGCCAACAAAGAAGATTTCCTGTTCCAGCTCAGCCGCTTGTTCGACATGGAAGAGAGCTGGGAGACGGACACCACGATTGCGGCCATCATCGCTTTCCATCCCCAACTGGACGAAGAAGATTTCAGCCGGATGGAGCCCATATTCCAACGGGCAGCGAACATCGTAGCCAGCAGTTGGATGCCCTACGAAGACCTTCTTGCTACTTTCCTGCTGGAATACCAACGTTTATGGGCACAGGCAGACACTACTCCCCAGGGATTCCTGCGCAATATGTTCACCCGCCTGGAAGAAAAGCTGAAAGGAATAGATTCAAACAGGGGCGCTTATGACGAACGCGCCTTCAAACGGCTTGCCGACTGGAAACCGGGTTACAGTAACGCAACCTGCTTTATCCCTTTCAAAAAGCTATGGATAGACGTTATCTGCCGAATCAAAGGCGGCAATACGCTTCCCCTGCTTTCTGCTCCGACCCACACTCCGGCATACATACAGGCTACAGAACTTATACAGCGGCTTGCCGCCTATCAGAAAGCAGGCACAAAGCCCAATACATGGGATTTCCAACTAGCTATCGCCCGCTGTGCCATGGAAGACAAGGAAGAAGCCATCGCCACTGCCCGGCAATTATTGAAAGACGAGTACCTGCATCTTTTCCTCTTCCTGCTGGATGAAGATACTCAACCCGAATCACCCTACAACCATCAACCCGCGTGGATAACGGCCGGACTGGTAAAAAGCCCGGAAACAGAATTCAAAGCATTCAAATCCTTCTCCTGCAGCACATTGCCACACAACTATCTGTCAGGAGATTACGGATGGAAAAAACTGAAACCGAAAGAAAATTCATACGATACAGACAAGCACCTATTACAACTGGAGTTCTACAAATGGCACGAATATACCGAGCGAAACAGCCATCAATTATGGCAGGAACATCTGATTATCAACAGCAGATACAACATGGATGATTCCCGCTACATGGAACCGCTACTGTGCTGTTTCCCCAACCACCCGGAGCCGTTAATCGCACAAATCATCACCTGCTATATGTCTTTCGGCACTCCACAGGAAGACAGCAAACGCAGCATTGCCCACGCTCTGCGCATGCTTCTCTCTTTCCATTGCCCGCTCAGAGAAATGAGTTTGCTGTTACTAGGCGGTTCCCTGCTCTTTGCCGACAAAACAGTCCGTTCCTATGCAGCAGAATTATGGGTAGAAGGGCTCACTGCCGGAAGAATAAACAACCACCGTGTAGGAGAAATCCTTGCCCGTCTTGTCTGCATGGAACTTGCACCGCTGAAACGCTTCACCACACAAGTGTACGAAAGCATGTACAAGCGAAGCAACTTCCACAACCGCCAACTGGAAGAACTGCTCACCGTATTTATCTGTGGATTGCCCGACAAGCCCGTCACCGGACTCAAACAGCTACTCGAACTCCATCTGGAACTGCTCACCAACAACCACAGTAAAGTTACGGACGAACAACTCCGCCAACGCCTGCAGGAATGGACTACAAGCAGCAACTTGAAGAAAGTAATAACCACACTGAACAACCTCTAA
- a CDS encoding DUF6493 family protein, whose amino-acid sequence MTIEERFNEIVEKQQGDAIIPFLQGLTPEERKSLVSCLNKQEEHYNKFVQLEPNTYGTRATPEQHRILNLTAFVIYSQKEYSKYYWGINVERLNELISWHVPTWLNSFFKESERKDSRNFYNMDYEILMDWLEQGVLKVSPTPQTIAGYLVNYINTTSILQKREITLKEHIWYLFEYDCGQNWMDSRNGGSPYYPYRYLIENGLLNRMRVLKESLLAVNRNMNKNLCSWFAGMFEALAPSVEEQLELQPELFAVLSCPHSRPTNIILKLLKNLCSHPQFPTEEFLNQTSVLFTSDVKAVHQNTLAILNKLAKERKEYRDAICCAAAQGLMSREESIQSKIVKLIQTYGDTESATLKEALSVYVDTMLTGIKQELKPYLEGSSSDITPANPTINNASFISESYEPIPPIISEENRIPEITSTEDLIFLASQVLEVNEVYHFEQFISSLIQWDAQLEAGQVPQWTPIFQRAYKLILSGGNSRTGILDDMMATFLVDYSKLLIRRFPEEGKELKVLHEKMVQKDEVQRGQWRFCNLQSLTIRKKRNKQIEHRVHRQLLCHTLDMLESNKPRLPLLSTPTHIPMFIDPAILIQRLKQYQQADVEPNSQDMQIALSRTVLDETTAQLLSTITQELEGEYRNLLLFLFGEKESAPQSPFTHPAWWMTAGLIKSPETVYPEFKDFPYNESPREFLTGNFAWKTYLESHSYIDYTKKVVEWTSSTISIHLPEGQNVRIINKGKNNERAEYHPHTPHPLLVEIYYPQGKYFDDISKDLPRLLWLAPNTPEPLLAWCICQAIYDPMLNEVREVNVTRTTIETFHQFRHTWHEISYLLEASCMLVADKTSRAYAAEIWIERANKGCIDSSRIGRILGSHQNTGWGPLKRLTDLIQQQMMNVSPLHNRELEKLLTAMLAELPEKPVKDLKKLLEIYAEILSINNSKAEDERVLRLLDVWKGVANLKKAVMNIKC is encoded by the coding sequence ATGACCATAGAAGAACGCTTCAACGAAATAGTAGAAAAACAACAAGGTGATGCCATCATCCCCTTTCTACAAGGACTGACTCCGGAAGAACGCAAAAGCCTTGTCTCCTGCCTCAACAAACAGGAAGAACATTATAATAAGTTCGTCCAGCTAGAGCCAAACACATACGGTACACGCGCCACTCCCGAACAACATCGTATTCTCAACCTTACCGCCTTCGTCATCTATTCTCAGAAAGAATATAGTAAATACTATTGGGGTATAAATGTCGAACGACTGAATGAATTGATTTCGTGGCACGTCCCCACCTGGCTGAATAGCTTTTTCAAAGAAAGTGAAAGAAAAGATTCCCGCAACTTCTATAATATGGATTATGAGATACTAATGGACTGGCTGGAGCAGGGAGTCCTCAAAGTCTCTCCCACTCCACAGACCATAGCAGGCTATCTGGTGAACTATATCAACACCACCAGCATATTGCAAAAACGGGAAATTACACTGAAAGAGCACATTTGGTACCTCTTTGAATACGACTGCGGACAAAACTGGATGGATAGCCGAAATGGCGGTTCCCCCTACTATCCCTACAGATACCTCATCGAAAATGGACTACTGAACCGTATGCGCGTACTGAAAGAATCCCTGCTTGCCGTCAACCGGAACATGAATAAAAACCTGTGCAGTTGGTTTGCCGGCATGTTCGAAGCACTCGCTCCCAGCGTAGAGGAACAATTGGAGTTACAACCGGAACTATTTGCCGTCCTGTCGTGCCCCCACAGCCGTCCGACAAATATCATACTCAAATTGCTGAAGAACCTGTGCAGTCACCCCCAATTCCCGACAGAAGAATTTCTGAACCAGACTTCCGTCCTGTTTACTTCGGACGTAAAGGCAGTCCATCAAAATACGCTGGCCATCCTCAACAAGCTGGCGAAAGAAAGAAAAGAATACCGCGACGCCATCTGCTGTGCCGCCGCACAAGGGCTAATGAGCCGTGAAGAATCTATCCAAAGTAAAATAGTAAAACTGATTCAGACCTACGGAGACACAGAATCGGCAACATTGAAAGAAGCCCTTTCCGTTTATGTAGATACCATGTTGACCGGCATCAAACAAGAATTGAAACCTTATCTGGAAGGCAGCTCCTCTGACATCACCCCGGCAAACCCGACAATCAACAACGCTTCCTTTATCAGTGAATCCTATGAGCCTATCCCGCCCATCATCAGTGAAGAGAACCGGATACCGGAAATCACCTCTACCGAAGACCTGATATTTTTAGCCAGCCAAGTGTTGGAAGTAAACGAAGTGTATCACTTCGAACAATTTATCAGTTCGCTGATACAATGGGACGCCCAACTGGAAGCCGGGCAAGTCCCCCAATGGACGCCCATTTTTCAACGTGCCTATAAATTAATTCTAAGCGGTGGAAATTCCCGCACCGGTATATTGGACGATATGATGGCAACCTTCCTTGTCGACTATTCAAAGCTACTAATCAGACGTTTCCCCGAAGAAGGGAAAGAGCTGAAAGTCCTGCACGAGAAAATGGTGCAGAAAGATGAAGTACAACGAGGACAGTGGAGATTCTGCAATTTACAATCGCTTACCATCCGCAAAAAAAGAAATAAACAAATAGAGCACCGCGTGCACAGGCAATTACTATGTCATACCTTAGACATGCTCGAAAGCAACAAACCCCGCCTGCCGTTGCTTTCCACGCCTACGCATATACCCATGTTTATCGACCCGGCAATCCTCATACAAAGATTGAAGCAATATCAACAGGCAGATGTTGAGCCTAATAGTCAGGATATGCAAATAGCACTGTCGCGTACGGTACTGGATGAAACCACCGCTCAACTACTCTCCACCATCACTCAGGAACTGGAAGGAGAATACCGGAATCTGCTTCTCTTCCTGTTCGGAGAGAAAGAGTCTGCGCCCCAATCCCCCTTCACGCATCCGGCATGGTGGATGACAGCAGGACTTATCAAATCACCGGAAACGGTCTATCCCGAATTTAAGGACTTCCCCTACAACGAAAGTCCGCGTGAATTTCTGACCGGAAACTTCGCATGGAAAACGTATCTGGAATCTCATTCATATATAGATTACACTAAGAAAGTGGTAGAATGGACTTCCTCTACAATCAGCATTCATCTTCCGGAAGGGCAGAACGTCCGAATCATCAATAAAGGGAAAAATAACGAGAGAGCAGAGTATCACCCGCACACTCCACATCCGTTGCTGGTAGAAATATATTATCCTCAGGGAAAGTATTTCGACGACATATCAAAAGATTTGCCGCGTCTGTTATGGCTGGCACCCAATACGCCGGAGCCATTATTGGCATGGTGCATCTGCCAAGCGATATACGACCCGATGTTAAATGAAGTAAGAGAGGTCAACGTGACCCGAACTACGATAGAAACATTCCATCAGTTCAGACACACATGGCATGAGATTTCTTATCTTCTGGAAGCCAGTTGCATGTTAGTGGCCGACAAGACCAGCCGTGCCTATGCTGCCGAAATATGGATAGAACGTGCAAACAAAGGATGTATAGACAGCTCACGCATAGGCAGGATTCTAGGCTCGCACCAAAACACAGG